The following proteins come from a genomic window of Synechococcus sp. MW101C3:
- a CDS encoding FUSC family protein, with product MKLPPRQEWRLALVTGLSTGFAVLSPLPDGYYMPMAITAVMAGSYGGSYALGRQRLLGSLMGVAILLVCQSGLRLPLPLALGIALTLTRLLGGALGLQSGYKVAGFIVVMGWLVHSSNLSSWIPLRLGWTCLGIVVGLLAVRWIWPSRAIQQQNDGCRRLMGTIAAALREEGQRLGSPLAPAASPGERRRRHRQDLTQLVALRQGRPAAITELGLNPARQPLHHLWQLCDATFSLLLGTLDGLRSLPPPLLSPSALVELRMAEVRLLEAMAQRLEGWQTCRFAQDEPLPSLTASGRQAGLQSQALALAALRTCRELLHSPAFELVPNVRQRQVARRLMLLEQAAEGLETMDRRWQALQA from the coding sequence ATGAAGCTTCCGCCACGGCAGGAATGGCGCCTGGCCCTGGTGACCGGGCTGAGTACGGGCTTTGCGGTGCTGAGTCCGTTGCCGGATGGCTACTACATGCCGATGGCGATCACCGCCGTGATGGCCGGCAGCTACGGCGGCTCCTATGCACTGGGTCGCCAGCGGCTGCTGGGCAGCCTGATGGGGGTGGCCATCCTGTTGGTGTGCCAGAGCGGCCTGCGCCTGCCCTTGCCCCTGGCCCTCGGCATCGCCCTGACGCTCACCCGCCTGCTGGGCGGTGCGCTGGGTCTGCAGAGCGGCTACAAGGTGGCTGGCTTCATCGTGGTGATGGGCTGGCTGGTGCACAGTTCCAACCTCTCCAGCTGGATTCCGCTGCGCCTGGGCTGGACCTGCCTGGGAATCGTGGTGGGGTTGCTGGCCGTGCGCTGGATCTGGCCCAGCCGGGCGATCCAGCAGCAGAACGACGGCTGCCGGCGCCTGATGGGCACGATCGCAGCCGCCTTGCGCGAGGAAGGCCAGCGACTCGGCAGCCCGCTGGCCCCCGCCGCTTCCCCCGGCGAGCGGCGCCGGCGCCACCGGCAGGACCTGACCCAACTAGTGGCCCTGCGGCAGGGGCGGCCGGCGGCGATCACGGAGCTGGGGCTCAACCCGGCCCGGCAGCCGCTGCATCACCTGTGGCAACTGTGCGATGCCACCTTTTCGCTGTTGCTTGGAACCCTCGACGGGCTGCGCAGCCTGCCGCCTCCACTGTTGTCACCGTCGGCGCTGGTGGAGCTGAGAATGGCGGAAGTGAGGCTGCTGGAGGCCATGGCCCAGCGGCTGGAGGGATGGCAGACCTGCCGCTTCGCGCAGGACGAACCGCTGCCGTCGCTGACGGCCAGCGGCAGGCAGGCAGGCTTGCAGAGCCAGGCACTGGCCCTGGCGGCCCTGCGCACCTGCCGCGAGCTGCTGCACAGCCCCGCCTTCGAGCTGGTGCCGAACGTGCGCCAGCGCCAGGTGGCCCGGCGCCTGATGCTGCTGGAGCAGGCAGCCGAGGGCCTCGAAACGATGGACCGGCGCTGGCAGGCGCTGCAGGCATGA
- a CDS encoding TolC family protein — MTRLPSGPAIATRLALSVTLLGIALEQGRGVALAAGADPHHHAAALERAWSRLDAELRLLDQLLPGPEDGGAGGATPGETPPAPPPLALPTAAQLSDQQVQALSLEQAVVIALAESPQVQARRLEVAAALAQLQSRLGTYWPRIAAVGGLAYDQTATRFGVPAGNGSLALGPNFAASGLQAADGSTTNGPFFVPSGATATLNQGVRQLSGGLELDLALLDFARSPSIQAARARLRQARAAYANSLRHRQLEVSEAYYGLQRADQLVRIREADLRNDGVILQEVLALKQAGLVPRLDLLRRQAFEAESEEQLIQARADQAVARRRLAVLLNLPANLTPRAADPIRIQSRWPFGLEESLLAAYRDNPELALVLASRDALAKDRQALAAQLLPRLSLFAAAAAGSSQTQQWNISGDCCGTTVIPTQNSAGTDWSVGLAFRWLLFDGGSTAAALRSLTQQEQAEAQRYAASRNDIRLRLEQAFFEHGASLGKLASSQRGVRASLEAFRDARLRYQSGLANEVTLSLTQDRLITSLVQRLEATVAVNITYARLLRELLPMPTDPEAVVPVQLTVPEAGRRQLGP, encoded by the coding sequence ATGACCAGACTCCCTTCCGGGCCTGCGATCGCCACCAGGCTCGCCCTGAGCGTGACGTTGCTGGGGATCGCGCTGGAGCAGGGCCGCGGTGTGGCACTGGCAGCCGGGGCCGACCCTCATCACCACGCCGCTGCGCTGGAGCGCGCCTGGAGCCGCCTGGACGCCGAATTGCGCCTGCTGGACCAGCTGTTGCCCGGGCCGGAGGACGGGGGAGCCGGCGGCGCCACCCCCGGTGAGACGCCACCGGCCCCACCCCCGCTAGCCCTGCCGACGGCGGCGCAGCTCAGCGATCAGCAGGTGCAGGCGCTCAGCCTGGAGCAGGCGGTGGTGATCGCGCTGGCCGAAAGTCCGCAGGTTCAGGCCCGGCGCCTGGAGGTGGCCGCAGCCCTGGCCCAGCTGCAAAGCCGCCTGGGCACCTACTGGCCCCGCATCGCCGCCGTGGGCGGGCTGGCCTACGACCAGACAGCGACGCGGTTCGGGGTGCCCGCCGGCAACGGCAGCCTCGCCCTCGGGCCCAACTTCGCCGCATCCGGGCTGCAGGCCGCCGATGGCTCGACCACCAATGGCCCCTTCTTCGTGCCCAGCGGTGCCACCGCCACCTTGAACCAGGGGGTGCGCCAGCTGAGCGGTGGCCTGGAGCTGGATCTGGCTTTGCTGGACTTCGCCCGCAGCCCCTCGATCCAGGCGGCCCGGGCGCGGCTGCGGCAGGCACGGGCCGCCTACGCCAACAGCCTGCGGCACCGGCAGCTGGAGGTGAGTGAGGCCTATTACGGCCTGCAGCGGGCCGACCAGCTGGTGCGCATCCGCGAAGCCGACCTGCGCAACGATGGCGTGATCCTGCAAGAGGTGCTGGCGCTCAAGCAGGCCGGGCTCGTGCCCCGGCTCGACCTGCTGCGCCGCCAGGCCTTCGAAGCCGAAAGCGAGGAACAGCTGATCCAGGCCCGCGCCGACCAGGCGGTGGCTCGGCGTCGGCTGGCCGTGCTGCTCAATCTGCCGGCCAACCTCACCCCCCGCGCGGCGGACCCGATCCGGATCCAGTCCCGCTGGCCGTTCGGGCTGGAGGAGAGCCTGCTGGCCGCCTATCGCGACAACCCCGAGCTGGCGCTGGTGCTGGCCAGCCGCGACGCCCTGGCCAAGGACCGGCAGGCCCTGGCCGCCCAGCTGCTGCCCCGCCTGAGCCTGTTCGCCGCCGCGGCCGCCGGCAGCAGCCAGACCCAGCAGTGGAACATCAGCGGCGACTGCTGTGGCACGACGGTGATTCCCACCCAGAACAGCGCAGGCACGGACTGGTCGGTGGGGCTGGCCTTCCGCTGGCTGCTGTTCGACGGCGGCAGCACGGCCGCGGCGCTGCGCAGCCTGACGCAGCAGGAGCAGGCCGAGGCGCAGCGCTATGCCGCCTCACGCAACGACATCCGCCTGCGGCTGGAGCAGGCCTTCTTCGAACATGGGGCCAGCCTGGGAAAACTGGCCTCCAGCCAGCGGGGGGTGCGCGCCAGCCTGGAGGCCTTTCGGGATGCCCGGCTCCGCTATCAGAGCGGTCTGGCCAACGAAGTCACCCTATCGCTCACCCAGGACCGGCTGATCACCAGCCTGGTGCAGCGACTGGAGGCCACGGTGGCCGTGAACATCACCTACGCCCGACTGCTGCGGGAACTGCTGCCGATGCCCACCGACCCCGAGGCCGTCGTGCCGGTGCAGCTCACGGTTCCAGAGGCCGGCCGTCGGCAACTGGGGCCGTGA
- a CDS encoding NHLP bacteriocin system secretion protein: MPPRRKVAWCLGGVVGAVVLWACFWRVPTEVMGKGVLLLPGSAGLIDARAGGQVRRLLVAVGDRVRRGQVLVELYLPVLEREIEQQRANLRELERQNEQLTARDDQRLATERQALATALAKLGADRSRFGALKNTYAAKFNQLEWLSRREVVAPLSSEVVTVEQGLTATAVNLDQVAIEERNLLTAFQQVKLELETAALQRRFRIDDLRRQLRVSEAQLAFNGRLHADRDGEVLDLQVIPGQTVAVGQRLGTIGRGSGSQPLIAVAYFPPADARRLRRDLPVEVVPDWDQRSRFGGIVGRVRQVNVLPATEEDISTTIGNPQLARSLVEGGPVMRAEISLERDPASLDGFRWTLSRGSSVFPVREGLTVTGHAYVEWRTPISYLLPGLRSLTGGFRTFGFDRRWDDGDLRQSDRPLPKAPTAAPAISPSPTAGALP; the protein is encoded by the coding sequence ATGCCTCCGCGGCGGAAGGTGGCGTGGTGTCTGGGCGGTGTCGTCGGTGCGGTGGTGCTCTGGGCCTGCTTCTGGCGTGTGCCCACCGAGGTGATGGGCAAGGGGGTGCTGCTGCTGCCCGGCAGTGCCGGCCTGATCGACGCCCGCGCCGGCGGCCAGGTGCGGCGCCTGCTTGTGGCCGTGGGCGATCGAGTGCGACGCGGCCAGGTGCTGGTGGAGCTCTATCTGCCGGTGCTGGAGCGGGAGATCGAGCAGCAGCGAGCCAACCTGCGGGAGCTCGAACGTCAGAACGAACAGCTCACCGCCCGCGACGACCAACGCCTCGCCACCGAACGGCAGGCGCTTGCCACCGCCCTCGCCAAGCTGGGCGCTGACCGCAGCCGCTTCGGCGCCCTCAAGAACACCTACGCCGCCAAGTTCAACCAGCTGGAGTGGCTGAGCCGGCGGGAGGTGGTGGCCCCGCTCTCCTCCGAAGTGGTGACGGTGGAGCAGGGCCTCACCGCCACGGCCGTGAACCTCGATCAGGTGGCGATCGAAGAGCGGAACCTGCTCACCGCCTTTCAGCAGGTGAAGCTCGAGCTGGAGACCGCGGCGCTGCAGCGGCGTTTTCGCATCGATGATCTGCGCCGTCAGCTGCGGGTCAGCGAGGCGCAGCTGGCCTTCAACGGCCGCCTGCACGCCGATCGCGATGGGGAGGTGCTGGATCTGCAGGTGATCCCCGGGCAGACCGTGGCCGTGGGCCAGCGGCTGGGCACGATCGGGCGTGGGAGCGGCTCCCAGCCACTGATCGCTGTGGCCTACTTCCCTCCCGCCGATGCCCGTCGCCTGCGCCGTGATCTGCCGGTGGAGGTCGTGCCCGACTGGGACCAGCGCAGCCGCTTCGGTGGCATCGTGGGCCGGGTCCGGCAGGTCAATGTGTTGCCCGCCACCGAGGAGGACATCTCCACCACGATCGGCAACCCCCAGCTGGCCCGCTCCCTCGTGGAAGGCGGGCCGGTGATGCGCGCCGAGATCAGCCTGGAGCGTGACCCCGCCAGCCTCGATGGCTTCCGCTGGACCCTCTCGCGGGGCAGCAGTGTGTTCCCGGTGCGGGAAGGTCTCACCGTCACGGGCCATGCCTACGTGGAATGGCGCACCCCGATCTCCTATCTGCTGCCCGGCCTGCGCTCGCTCACCGGCGGCTTCCGCACCTTCGGCTTCGATCGCCGCTGGGATGACGGAGACCTCCGCCAGAGCGACCGACCGCTTCCGAAGGCGCCGACGGCCGCTCCGGCCATCAGCCCCAGCCCCACCGCGGGGGCGTTGCCATGA
- a CDS encoding FAD-dependent oxidoreductase: MRGAGPIDDAAALDDAAALPGSAAGGPVVVIGAGLAGGLLALELAGLGLPVTVVDGAGPAATPLSYGGIPWWAGPPGPLDSWMAAAPSHWRRLEARHGPLGLSPCDLVLHWPAAADAAARQRQEGVLQQVEGLARRHLGADQLQHGPPLTGAAGAAGAASPVAAAASGAGGTLRLGYARVDVGVLAVALPGALRAAGVRRLIQRVSVIEPTRSGWRLRLEAATDGVGDTLWARQVVLTAGAGCRALWPALPQRLRVSWAGALLVDRLPLALPSGGAIVMPLLGQRQGLEDRSAQLAAPELIVDVGWAPSGAGWLLGQSSLVRPDPGQGPPPDPRHTELCLRQAFAGLLPALAELPGRFVQVPVSFTNPGLPLVGAVAGDPGLWVFAGFGGPFALVPALAPLLAAAIAGDPAALATLPGAAPVAGGG, translated from the coding sequence ATGCGGGGGGCTGGACCCATCGACGATGCTGCGGCCCTGGACGATGCTGCGGCCCTGCCAGGTTCCGCAGCCGGCGGCCCGGTGGTGGTCATCGGTGCGGGGCTGGCCGGTGGCCTCCTTGCCCTCGAACTCGCGGGCCTGGGTCTGCCGGTGACGGTGGTGGACGGGGCGGGGCCTGCCGCCACGCCGCTCAGCTACGGCGGCATCCCCTGGTGGGCCGGGCCTCCGGGCCCGCTCGACAGCTGGATGGCCGCCGCTCCGTCCCACTGGCGCCGCTTGGAGGCGCGCCATGGCCCCCTGGGCCTGAGCCCCTGCGATCTGGTGCTGCATTGGCCCGCCGCCGCTGACGCCGCTGCGCGGCAGCGGCAGGAGGGGGTGCTCCAGCAGGTGGAGGGCCTGGCCCGCCGTCACCTCGGAGCCGATCAGCTGCAGCACGGCCCACCGCTGACGGGCGCAGCCGGCGCGGCCGGGGCGGCGTCTCCAGTGGCTGCGGCGGCAAGCGGCGCTGGAGGCACCCTGCGGCTCGGCTACGCCAGGGTCGATGTGGGGGTGCTTGCGGTTGCCCTGCCCGGGGCGTTGCGCGCTGCCGGGGTGCGGCGGCTCATCCAGCGGGTGTCGGTCATCGAGCCCACGCGCTCTGGCTGGCGCCTGCGCTTGGAAGCGGCCACCGATGGTGTGGGCGACACCTTGTGGGCCCGTCAGGTGGTTCTGACTGCCGGAGCCGGTTGCCGCGCGCTCTGGCCGGCATTGCCGCAGCGCCTGCGGGTCAGCTGGGCCGGCGCACTGCTGGTGGATCGCCTGCCGCTGGCGCTGCCCTCTGGCGGCGCCATCGTGATGCCGTTGCTGGGCCAGCGGCAGGGACTGGAAGACCGCTCCGCCCAGCTGGCAGCGCCTGAGCTGATCGTGGATGTGGGCTGGGCGCCGAGCGGCGCGGGCTGGCTGCTGGGCCAGAGCTCCCTGGTGCGCCCCGACCCGGGCCAGGGTCCGCCCCCCGACCCCCGCCACACCGAGCTGTGCCTGCGCCAGGCGTTTGCGGGGCTGCTGCCGGCACTGGCGGAGCTGCCGGGTCGCTTCGTTCAGGTGCCGGTGAGCTTCACGAATCCGGGCCTGCCCCTGGTGGGAGCGGTGGCGGGTGACCCTGGCCTGTGGGTGTTCGCCGGTTTCGGTGGGCCCTTTGCGTTGGTGCCGGCCCTTGCGCCGCTGCTGGCGGCCGCCATCGCCGGTGATCCGGCTGCCCTGGCCACGTTGCCCGGCGCCGCCCCCGTGGCGGGCGGGGGCTGA
- the psbP gene encoding photosystem II reaction center PsbP: protein MPLRFLQPDLRPWFSRLLAVLLGALIAGGGLAGCSAAAAGLNAFQSPDGRYAFLYPTGWTRVVVSDGPQVVFHDLINSDETLSLVISDVNATNDLSDLGSAVAVGEKLRRVVIAPAGSGREAELVEAVERQDGGHTFYDLEYAVHLADRDRHELATVVADRGRLYTLAVSTNEARWGKVKELFHNVITSFTLQI, encoded by the coding sequence ATGCCTCTCCGCTTTCTCCAGCCGGATCTCCGGCCCTGGTTCAGCCGCCTGCTGGCCGTGCTGCTCGGGGCCTTGATCGCTGGTGGTGGGCTGGCGGGCTGCAGCGCCGCGGCCGCCGGGCTGAACGCCTTCCAGAGCCCCGATGGCCGTTATGCCTTCCTCTATCCCACAGGCTGGACGCGCGTGGTGGTGAGCGATGGCCCCCAGGTGGTGTTCCACGACCTGATCAACAGCGATGAAACACTCAGCCTGGTGATCTCCGATGTGAATGCAACCAACGACCTGAGTGATCTCGGCAGCGCCGTGGCGGTGGGTGAAAAGCTGCGGCGCGTGGTGATCGCGCCGGCCGGCAGCGGCCGTGAGGCGGAACTGGTGGAGGCGGTGGAGCGCCAGGACGGTGGCCATACGTTTTACGACCTGGAGTACGCGGTGCACCTGGCGGATCGCGACCGCCACGAACTGGCCACGGTGGTGGCTGACCGGGGTCGGCTCTACACCCTGGCGGTGAGCACCAACGAGGCCCGCTGGGGCAAGGTCAAGGAGCTCTTCCATAACGTGATCACCTCCTTCACCCTGCAGATCTGA
- the recR gene encoding recombination mediator RecR, whose product MARLIDQFERLPGIGPRTAQRLALHLLRQPEEQIRAFADALLAARSQVGQCQRCFHLSAEALCEICLQPERQTGLLCVVADSRDLLAIERTREYKGSYHVLGGLISPMDGIGPELLHVQPLVNRVDQEGISEVILALTPSVEGDTTSLYLARLLRPFTSVSRIAYGLPVGSELEYADEVTLARAMEGRRRMDG is encoded by the coding sequence CTGGCCCGGCTGATCGACCAGTTCGAGCGCCTGCCGGGCATCGGCCCCCGCACCGCCCAGCGCTTAGCCCTGCATCTGCTGCGCCAGCCGGAAGAACAGATCCGCGCCTTCGCCGATGCCCTGCTCGCCGCCCGCAGCCAGGTGGGCCAGTGCCAGCGCTGCTTCCACCTCTCCGCCGAAGCCCTCTGTGAGATCTGCCTCCAGCCGGAGCGCCAGACCGGGCTGCTGTGCGTGGTGGCCGATTCCCGTGATCTGCTGGCCATCGAGCGCACCCGCGAATACAAAGGCAGCTACCACGTGCTCGGTGGCCTGATCTCGCCGATGGATGGCATCGGACCGGAGCTGCTGCACGTGCAACCGCTGGTGAACCGGGTGGATCAGGAAGGCATCAGCGAAGTGATCCTGGCGCTCACACCGAGTGTGGAGGGGGACACCACAAGCCTCTATCTGGCCCGCCTGCTGCGTCCGTTCACCAGCGTGAGCCGGATCGCCTACGGCCTGCCGGTGGGCAGCGAACTGGAATACGCCGATGAAGTGACCCTGGCCCGGGCGATGGAAGGCCGGCGACGGATGGACGGATGA
- the lipA gene encoding lipoyl synthase yields the protein MGSRSRYSVIPPAERLPPWLRRPLGNASELERVQAVVKQERLHTICEEGRCPNRGECYAAGTATFLLGGPICTRSCAFCQVEKGQAPLPIDPAEAERVAQAVERMGLRYVVLTAVARDDQADHGASLFTATMAAIRRHNPLIAIEVLTPDFWGGHRQEANGRAAQRHRLQQVLAAGPVCFNHNLETVERLQGEVRRGATYARSLNLLAAARELAPQIPTKSGLMLGLGESSEEVVATLRDLRAVGCQRLTLGQYLRPSLAHLPVARYWTPAEFEQLGAIATTLGFAQVRSGPLVRSSYHAAG from the coding sequence ATGGGTTCCCGCAGCCGTTACAGCGTCATCCCTCCGGCCGAGCGGCTTCCACCCTGGCTGCGGCGCCCGCTGGGCAACGCCTCCGAGCTGGAGCGGGTGCAGGCGGTGGTGAAGCAGGAGCGGCTGCACACGATCTGCGAAGAGGGGCGCTGCCCCAACCGGGGCGAGTGTTATGCGGCAGGAACAGCCACCTTTCTGCTGGGGGGCCCGATCTGCACCCGCAGCTGCGCCTTCTGCCAGGTAGAGAAAGGCCAGGCCCCTCTGCCGATCGATCCGGCTGAGGCCGAGCGGGTGGCGCAGGCGGTGGAGCGCATGGGCCTGCGCTACGTGGTGCTCACCGCCGTGGCCCGCGACGATCAGGCCGATCACGGCGCTTCCCTGTTCACCGCCACCATGGCCGCGATCCGGCGGCACAACCCACTGATCGCGATCGAAGTGCTAACTCCCGATTTCTGGGGTGGGCACCGGCAGGAGGCCAACGGCCGGGCCGCCCAGCGGCACCGCCTGCAGCAGGTGCTGGCCGCCGGGCCCGTGTGCTTCAACCACAACCTCGAGACGGTGGAGCGGCTGCAGGGGGAAGTGCGGCGGGGCGCCACCTATGCCCGCTCCTTGAACCTGCTGGCGGCGGCGCGGGAGCTGGCGCCACAGATCCCAACCAAATCAGGGTTGATGCTGGGGCTGGGCGAATCCAGTGAGGAGGTGGTGGCCACCCTGCGCGACCTCAGGGCCGTGGGCTGCCAACGCCTGACGCTGGGGCAGTACCTGCGCCCTTCCCTGGCCCACCTGCCGGTGGCGCGCTACTGGACTCCGGCGGAATTCGAGCAGCTGGGGGCGATCGCCACCACCCTGGGCTTCGCTCAGGTGCGCAGCGGGCCGTTGGTGCGCAGCAGCTACCACGCTGCCGGCTGA
- a CDS encoding GGDEF domain-containing protein: MFEPFPLFDDHQELSAVPMIGSGSSRRHQLQLKAIRALKATWVEADQTFPPPYRNPADLLQHGVRHLVAAGFPLHRIALALVPIETGQGGIQYWWDVENPEVVRSFFRGSEFFAGMDHRTSVLHAVCEKKAPERLLLENLKPDDIPYALARDMRRERYTDYIAVPLGSDGSHELILTMATQRPGGFLLWELAALKRLVGTMVPTVLACVGHEGRQWGWRDPLTALSNRGSFEQQLSQQIALSRVTGDPFSLVILDLDDFGAYNDTFGHFCADDSLQAIARLLTRRLGADNPLLARVGADAFAILLPSVTGAETERLAAELLVEIQGLRIAHPPALDPFMSASVGIETHWPLLEPEDAQASELLARAEIALNRARQTKRSCQLMPQ; encoded by the coding sequence ATGTTTGAACCCTTCCCCCTGTTCGATGATCACCAGGAGTTGTCGGCCGTTCCCATGATTGGCTCCGGCTCTTCAAGGCGCCATCAGCTGCAGCTCAAGGCCATCCGAGCGTTGAAGGCCACCTGGGTGGAGGCCGATCAAACCTTTCCACCTCCTTATCGCAATCCAGCTGATCTTCTCCAGCACGGCGTCAGGCATCTGGTGGCCGCCGGCTTCCCGCTGCACCGCATTGCTCTGGCGCTGGTTCCGATCGAAACCGGCCAGGGTGGCATTCAGTATTGGTGGGATGTGGAGAACCCGGAGGTGGTGCGTTCCTTCTTCCGGGGCAGTGAGTTCTTTGCCGGCATGGATCACCGCACCAGCGTGCTGCATGCGGTGTGTGAGAAGAAAGCCCCCGAACGTCTGCTGCTGGAAAACCTCAAGCCCGATGATATCCCCTATGCACTGGCCAGAGATATGCGCCGTGAGCGTTACACCGACTACATCGCCGTGCCCCTTGGCAGTGATGGCAGCCATGAGCTGATTCTCACGATGGCCACCCAGCGGCCCGGAGGGTTTCTGTTGTGGGAGCTGGCGGCGCTCAAACGCCTGGTGGGCACCATGGTTCCCACCGTCCTGGCCTGCGTGGGCCATGAAGGCCGCCAGTGGGGATGGCGGGATCCGCTCACGGCACTCTCCAACCGTGGCAGCTTCGAGCAGCAGCTCAGTCAACAGATTGCCTTGTCGCGCGTTACCGGTGATCCGTTCTCCCTGGTGATCCTGGATCTCGATGATTTCGGCGCCTACAACGACACCTTCGGCCATTTCTGTGCCGACGACAGCCTGCAGGCGATCGCCAGGCTGCTCACCCGGCGACTGGGCGCCGACAACCCCTTGCTGGCACGAGTCGGTGCGGATGCCTTTGCCATCCTCTTGCCTTCGGTCACCGGTGCGGAAACCGAGCGCCTTGCCGCTGAGTTGCTGGTGGAGATCCAGGGCCTGAGGATCGCCCATCCCCCCGCTCTCGATCCGTTCATGAGCGCCAGCGTTGGAATCGAAACCCATTGGCCGCTGCTCGAACCAGAAGATGCCCAGGCCAGTGAACTGCTTGCCCGTGCTGAGATCGCCCTCAACCGCGCACGTCAGACCAAACGCTCCTGCCAGCTGATGCCGCAATGA
- a CDS encoding bifunctional diguanylate cyclase/phosphodiesterase codes for MRSESEHTSTGIPWSLRAHAAILAAFSIEDPSTTNEVVDQLALALKADVAALITNQSFRCSVGLSAEDQALLLRVAADRPTEVRLATGLRQVHWCLLSGLDVLLIARYQTPFDLQERWLLEAMAQSLQLCAQVSKSMLAERSATRAAMDQSSYDLLTGLPNRSRVLSQLALSLESNLRSGGSKGSLAVLFIDIDRFKLINDAHGHTTGDRFLITVAKCLRQCVRSGDLVGRLSGDEFIIVSSSSSQESVQALGARIIDLIGRPMTIGSKLLSHSASIGVAIANGRDTAEVLIENADMAMYKAKASGRGCLAYFDQQMRNTALKAATLEQDLRRALAAGEITSYYQPIFDVHDHRILGFESLARWQHPMHGLISPSEFIPVAEESGLIVQIDSIVLQQACKHMARWHAVCPDQKLGLSVNLSVRSLLDPGTPKQIAMALFESNFPADRLYIEITETMLIEDVDATLRAFRQIKALGANLAIDDFGSGYTSMRYLKRLPVEVLKIDKSFIEGLGSNQEDEVIVKAVISMAKALGLHAIAEGVERQEQLDVLRKLGCDYIQGYLVGRPLNAPNTLALIQSRSEMLADCV; via the coding sequence ATGAGGAGCGAGAGCGAGCACACCTCCACGGGTATCCCCTGGTCGTTGAGGGCCCATGCTGCCATCCTTGCTGCTTTTTCCATTGAGGACCCATCCACCACAAATGAAGTGGTTGACCAGCTGGCGCTGGCGCTCAAAGCCGATGTAGCGGCCCTAATCACCAACCAATCCTTCCGTTGCTCGGTGGGTCTGAGTGCGGAAGATCAGGCCCTGCTGTTGCGGGTTGCGGCGGACCGTCCCACGGAAGTGCGCTTGGCTACGGGGCTGCGGCAGGTTCACTGGTGCCTGCTTTCAGGCCTGGATGTGTTGCTGATTGCTCGCTATCAGACCCCCTTCGACCTTCAGGAGCGCTGGCTGCTCGAGGCCATGGCCCAGAGCCTGCAGTTGTGTGCACAGGTCAGCAAGTCGATGCTGGCGGAGCGATCCGCCACCCGTGCAGCCATGGATCAATCGAGCTACGACCTGCTGACGGGGCTCCCGAACCGCAGCCGCGTGCTCAGCCAGCTGGCGCTCAGCCTGGAATCGAACCTGCGCAGCGGTGGCAGTAAGGGATCATTGGCGGTTCTTTTTATCGACATTGACCGATTTAAGTTGATCAACGATGCCCATGGCCACACCACTGGAGATCGTTTTCTGATCACGGTGGCCAAGTGCCTGCGGCAATGTGTGCGTTCCGGTGATCTTGTGGGGCGTCTTTCCGGCGATGAGTTCATCATCGTCAGCTCAAGTTCTTCGCAAGAATCGGTTCAGGCTCTTGGGGCACGTATCATCGATCTGATTGGCCGGCCGATGACGATCGGCAGCAAGTTGCTCAGTCATTCGGCCTCGATTGGTGTGGCGATCGCCAATGGCAGGGACACCGCTGAAGTGCTGATTGAAAATGCCGATATGGCAATGTACAAAGCGAAGGCCAGCGGGCGGGGCTGCCTGGCTTACTTCGACCAGCAGATGAGAAACACCGCCCTCAAGGCAGCCACTTTGGAACAGGATCTCCGAAGAGCGCTTGCAGCCGGCGAAATCACCTCCTATTACCAGCCGATCTTTGATGTTCACGACCATAGGATTCTCGGCTTCGAATCCTTGGCCCGTTGGCAGCACCCGATGCACGGCCTGATCTCTCCCAGCGAATTTATTCCAGTGGCCGAAGAAAGTGGGCTGATTGTGCAGATCGATTCAATCGTGCTTCAGCAGGCCTGCAAGCATATGGCTCGTTGGCATGCGGTCTGTCCAGATCAGAAATTAGGCCTTTCGGTGAATCTGTCTGTCCGTAGTCTGCTGGATCCTGGCACGCCAAAGCAGATCGCCATGGCGCTGTTCGAATCGAACTTTCCAGCGGACCGCCTTTACATCGAAATCACCGAAACGATGCTGATCGAAGATGTTGATGCAACCCTTCGAGCCTTCCGGCAGATCAAGGCCTTAGGGGCCAACCTGGCCATCGACGACTTTGGCTCAGGATACACCTCCATGCGATATCTCAAGCGTCTGCCGGTTGAGGTTCTGAAGATTGATAAATCCTTCATCGAAGGATTGGGCAGCAACCAAGAGGACGAAGTAATCGTTAAAGCGGTGATCAGCATGGCCAAGGCGCTGGGCCTTCATGCGATCGCGGAGGGGGTGGAGCGGCAGGAGCAGTTGGACGTGCTCCGGAAACTTGGCTGTGATTATATTCAGGGATATCTAGTCGGACGCCCTCTGAATGCTCCCAACACCCTTGCGCTGATTCAGTCGCGCTCTGAAATGCTTGCCGACTGCGTCTGA